The genomic segment CGAAGGCGGGTGTCTGGGAGGAGCGCGACGGCGTCGTGGTCGTCGACGGCATCGCCCTCGAGCCGGGCGAGTACGAGCTCACCCTCGAGGCGGGCGGGGTCCAGGAGGGAACGGCGATCGCGCTGCTCGCGGGGGAGGGGTTCGTGCTGCTCGACACGACGACCACGCCCGCCCTCGAGGCCGAAGGGCTGGCCCGCGACGTCATCCGCGCGGTGCAGGACTCGCGCAAGGCCGCCGGCTTCGACGTCAGCGACCGCATCCACCTGAGGCTCCTCTTCGATGATGCGGCGGACGGCGAGGCGGTGGCCGCTGCCTTCGACGCGGCAGATGTCGCGGGGGAGACGCTCGCCGTCGGCTACGCCGTGACGACCGGGGCGAGCGAGCTCGTCGCGTCGCGCGACGGCGAGGCCCCGATCGAGTACGAGGCGGTGTTCGACGCCGGCACCTACGCCAACCGCGGCGCCTTCACGGTGTCGGTGGGCCGGACGGAGGTGCCGGCATGACAGACCGCGACCGCCGCCGCGCCGACGCGGTCTACGAGGCGCTGCTCCAGCGCCAGGGGGAGCGCTGGGTGCAGCCGCGCGTCGAGCGCACCCGTCGCGTGCTCGAGCTGCTCGACGACCCGCAGAAGACGTATCGCGTCATCCACGTCACCGGCACGAACGGGAAGACCTCGACCAGCCGCATGATCGAGAGCCTCGTCCGCGCCCACGGCCTGCGCACCGGGCTGTTCACGAGCCCTCACCTGGAGCGGTTCACCGAGCGCATCATGATCGACGGCGAGCCGATCGACGACGCCGCGGTGGCCGACGCCTGGGACGAGGTCTCGCCGTTCGTCGACATCGTCGACGCGGAGCTCGCCTCCGAGGACGACGCGCCGCTGACCTTCTTCGAGCTGCTCACCGTGCTCGCCTTCGTCGCGTTCGCCGACGCGCCCATCGACGTGCTGGTGCTCGAGGTGGGAATGGGCGGGTCATGGGACTCGACGAACACCGCCGACGGTGATGTCGCCGTCTTCGCCCCGATCGACCTCGACCATGCGGACCGTCTCGGCGAGACGATCTCGCAGATCGCCCGCGTCAAGGCGGGCATCATCAAGGACGGAGCCGCGGTGGTCTCGGCCCGCCAGGATCCCGCCGCGGAAGGCGTGCTGCGCGAGACCGCGCGGCGCCACGGCGCGTCGATCGCCTTCGAGGGGGCGGAGTTCGCCCTCGCCTCGCAGCGACTGGCGGTGGGCGGCCAGCAGATCACGGTGCGCGGCCTCGCCGGCACGTACGAGGACGAGTACCTTCCGCTGTACGGCGCGCATCAAGGCTTCAACGCCGCGCTGGCCATCGCGGCGGTGGAGTCGCTCGTCGGCGGCGGTACGCAGCGGATCACCGGCGACATCTTGGCTGAGGGGCTGGGTGCCGTGACGTCGCCGGGCCGTCTGCAGCTCGTGGGCACGGCGCCGACGGTGCTCGTCGACGCCGCGCACAACCCGCACGGCGTGCGGGCGCTCGTGGCCGCACTGCGCGAGAGCTTCGACTTCGACGAGTGGGGGGTGGTGCTCGGCGTGCTGTCCGACAAGGACGCCGCCGGGATCGTCGCGGAGATCGCTCCGATCGCAGCGCACGTCTTCGCCACGGCGCCGGAGTCCGAGCGCGCCGAGGACGCCGATGCCATCGCCGATCTCGCCGAGGCGCAGGACCTGCGCGTGTCGGTGCACGCCGACCTGCCGGCCGCCGCGGACGCGGCGCGGGCGTGGGCCGCGGCATCCGATCGGCGCGCCGTCGTCGTCGCCGGCTCGGTCGTGCTCGCCGGGGAGGCGCTGGCCCTCGCGACCGCGGAGGACTGGAAGAGCGGGTGGAGCGAGTGAGCGCGCAACGCCCCGCACGGCGGCGCCGTCCCCGGGGCGCGGCCGAGTCGCTCGGCGCCATCGTGCTCGGATTCGAGTCGTTGATCGCATTCCTCGCGGGGCTCGTGATCTATGGGCTGGCGGCGCTTCCGGCGCCCATAGAGCCGTGGTGGGGAATCGTGGCGGGCATCGTGATGGCGGTGCTCATGATCGCGACCACGCAAGTGCTCCGCTTCCGCTGGGGTATCGCGCTCGGCTGGGCGCTGCAGGTGATCGTCGCGCTCGGCGCGTTCCTCGTGCCGGCGCTGGCCGTCGTCGCCGTCGTTTTCGGGGGCATGTACGGATATGCGACGATCAAGGGGGCCGCCCTGGACCGGCGCAACGCGCAGCCGGCGGGCAGCCCCGAAGAAGCCTGATCCGAGACGAAAGGCCCGCATGCCCACCGAAGAGACCCTGGTCCTCGTCAAGCCCGACGGCGTCGCTCGAGGCCTCACCGGCGCGATCCTCGCCCGCATCGAGGCGAAGGGGTACGCCCTCGTCGACATCCGCCTGGTGGAGCCCGACCGCGAGCGGCTCGAGCGCCACTACGCCGAGCACGAGGGCAAGCCCTTCTACGAGCCGCTGCTGGAGTTCATGATGTCGGGGCCGTCTGTCGCGATCCGACTCGCCGGCAACCGCGTCATCGAAGGCTTCCGTTCGCTGGCGGGGACGACAGATCCGACCACGGCCGCGCCGGGGACGATCCGCGGCGACCTCGGCCGCGACTGGGGTCTGAGGGTGCAGCAGAACCTGGTCCACGGGTCCGACAGCCCGGAGTCCGCCGCCCGCGAGCTCGACATCTGGTTCGCCTGACACCTCGGAAGACGCAGCCGGAGGGGCGGTCGCCGAGGGCGGCATGCTCGTTCACCCGACGAATGTCTGCCAGATGTTCACGATGGCGTTCATCTCGAGCTGCGCCAGCAGCAGGATGAGGGCGTAGCTGAGGATCGCAGCAAGCGGCACCCATGCCATGAGCCGGTCGGCGGCGTGCCGCACGCGTGCGGATGCGGGGAACTGCCCGGTGCGGAACAGGTGGAGCGTCACTGCGTAGAACGTGGGGATGGTCACCGACCACGTCACCATGCACCACGGGCACAGGGTCCCGAGGGCGTAGATGCTCTGGGCGATCAGCCAGATCACGAAGCCGAACGCGAAGGCGATGCCGGCCCAGAAGCACCACCAGAACCAGCGTGCGAACCGGGCGCCGGCCAGGAGCGCCATCCCCACCACGATCGGCGCGACCCATCCCGCGAGACCGAGGATCGGGTTGGGGAAGCCGAACACGCTGCCCTGCCACGAGTCCAGATTGGCTGTGCACTGGACCAGCACCGAGAAGTCGCACGAGGCGATCGCGTCCGGATTCGCGAGGGAGTGCAGCTTCTCCAGCGTCAGCGAGAGTGCCGCCCACCAGCCGACCGCGCCGGCGACCACGAGCCAGACGGCGAGTCCGGTGGGACGGGCGCGGGTCGGCTGCTCGGGCATGCCTCGGATTATGGCATCCGGCTCTGGGAGGGCCCGCACGGAGCGGCCGTGCGAAATCGCGGTGGGAAGCCGTCGGCGTGCCGCGAATGGGCAATCCGGCGGGGGAAGTGCGATAATGAGACTCGATCGATCACGGCCGCGCCGTGGAGATCGCTACAGAAGACTTCAGGGCGACGAATGCCCTTGGCAGCGCGAACCTCCGCCGGAGCGCCGGGATCCGCTGCAGACCGAGTGAGTTCGCGGCACCGCCCCGTCCGGAGGGGCATGGGCGGCGCCGCACGAGATTTCGCCGGGCGACGCGCGGTGCCGCCCCGCTAGGAGTACGCCAGTGATGGCTGATGGAACCGATGCAGAATTCCCGCCTGAGACCGATCCGGACGCGCCGCTGACGGCATCCGCGGGCGACGCGGCACCCGACCAGGTCACGGGCGAGCAGGCGACGGACGCGACCGAGGCCGGCCAGGACGCGGCGGAGGCCGCGACTCCGGATGCCGCCGAGGAGATCCCGGATGCCGCCGACGAGGCGGATCCCCGTCCTGCAGGGACCGACGCCCGGGGCGTGGAGTCGGGCAGCGCGGGCGCGGAGCCCGAGGCTTCGCCCGCTGAGGATGCGGAGGTCGACGGCGCCGACGGAGAGCCCGCGACCGAGGCGCCCACTGCTGTGAGCCTGGGGCTGCTGCCGGCGGAATTCGTCTCGGCGGTCTCGACGCAGCTCCACTTCTACGCACCCGAGATCACGGTCCTCCCCGCTCGGCCGGGGCGCGAGCGCGATCGTTTCGGCGACCGTGAGCCCGAGGCGGATGCCTCAGGTCCCGGATCGTCGCGCCGTCGCAACCGCCGCCGAGGTGGCGAGGGCCGGGACGAGGCATCCGCTCCCTCCGATCAGCCGCCGCACCCGCGTCAGCGCGCCGTCGAGCTCATCACCGAGCCGCAGCGGATCAAGGGCTCGACCCGGCTCGAGGCCAAGAAGCAGCGTCGCCGCGACGGCCGGGAGGCCGGCCGACGCCGCGCCGTCGTCACCGAGGCGGAGTTCCTCGCACGCCGCGAAGCCGTGGACCGCGTGATGATCGTGCGCTCGCGGAACGGGCGCATCCAGATCGCCGTCCTCGAGGACAACGTGCTGGTCGAGCACTATGTCGCGCGCAGTCAGGACGCATCGCTCATCGGCAACGTCTATCTCGGCCGCGTCCAGAACGTGCTGCCCAGCATGGAGGCGGCGTTCGTGGACATCGGCCGCGGGCGCAACGCGGTGCTGTACTCCGGCGAGGTCGATTGGGACGCCGTCGAGACGGGCAACCAGCCGCGGCGCATCGAGCTGGCGCTCAAGACCGGCGACCGCGTGCTGGTACAGGTCACCAAGGATCCGGTCGGGCACAAGGGGGCGCGGCTGACCAGCCAGATCTCGCTGCCGGGCCGGTACCTCGTGTACGTGCCGGGCGGCGCGATGAACGGCATCTCGCGCAAGCTCCCCGACACCGAGCGGGCTCGTCTGAAGAAGATCCTCAAGGAGGTGCTCCCCGAGTCGTCGGGGGTCATCGTCCGCACCGCGGCCGAGGGCGCCACCGAGGAGCAGCTGACCAGGGATGTGCAGCGACTCACCAACCAGTGGGAGCACATCTCGAAGCAGATCGAGTCGATCCAGGCGCCGGCCCTGCTGCACTCGGAGCCCGACCTGCTGGTCAAGATCGTCCGTGACGTGTTCAACGAGGACTTCTCGAAGATGCTCATCCAGGGCGACGACGCGCACCACACGATCTCGAAGTACCTCGAGTCAGTCGCGCCCGACCTCCTCGAGCGCGTGGAGCGCTACGAGGGCGAACACGATCCGTTCGACGAGTTCCGCGTCACCGAGCAGATCGAGAAGGCGCTCGACCGCAAGGTGTGGCTGCCTTCCGGGGGATCCCTCGTCATCGACCGCACGGAGGCGATGACCGTCGTCGACGTGAACACCGGCAAGTTCGTCGGCTCCGGCGGCAACCTGGAGGAGACGGTCACCAAGAACAACCTGGAGGCGGCCGAAGAGATCGTCCGCCAGCTGCGGCTGCGCGACATCGGCGGCATCATCGTCGTGGACTTCATCGACATGGTGCTGGAGTCCAACCGCGACCTCGTGCTGCGCCGGCTCGTGGAGTGCCTGAGCCGCGACCGCACCAAGCACCAGGTGGCCGAAGTGACATCTCTCGGTCTCGTGCAGATGACCCGCAAGAAGCTGGGCCTCGGGCTGCTCGAGACCTTCAGTGAGCCGTGCGAGGTGTGCGCGGGCAGAGGCCTCATCGTGCACCACGATCCCGTGGTCAAGCACCGCTCGGCTGCAGCCGGCGCGCCGACCTCGGGCCGCCGCCCGCGCGGCGGCTCGCCCGCGCCGGCGAACGGCGGCTCGAACGGCACGCACGTCATCACCGAGGGCGTGAAGTCGGCGCTCGCTCAGATCGCCGCCTCGACCATCCACCACCACGACGAGGCGCCGGCGCCCGAGCCCGCACCCCCGGTGGATCCCGCGCCGGCGGAGCGTCCGAAGAAGCGCAAGAAGCGCCAGGACTCGGGCCAGAAGCGCGAGGCGAAGACCGAGAAGGACATGCTCCTGGACTCGGTGCTCAGCGCCCTTCCCGAGCCGAAGGCGCCGGGCCAGGGGCGTTCCCGCCGACGCGTCACCACCGCCGCCCTCACCGGCACCCCCGTGGCGCACACTCCCGCCGAGGACTGAGACCGCGGCCCGGTCCCTCCGGGCCCTGTCGGCGCCGGCGCGGCATCGCTAGGGTGGGCCCGGGGGACGGGGGGAGCGGGGGGAGCGGGGGCGCCATGGCGCGCTACATGTTCGTCACATGGGACGGCGGTGGCAACCGCACGCCGACCATCGCCATCGGACGCGCTCTCGCCGCCCGTGGGCACGAGGTGCGCGTGCTGGGACACGACTCGCAGGCCGACGCCTACCGTGCGGCGGGCCTGCGCTTCCGGCCCTATGCCAGCGCCCCCGGTTTCCGGCTCGATCCGCGGCCGCGGGGCCTGCTGCGGCTCGTGACGGACCGGGGCCTCGCCGACGACGCGGTGGGCTGGCTGGCCGCCGAGTCCGCGGACGTCGTGGTCGTGGACTGCATGCTCGTCTCGGTGCTGGACGCGCTGGACCGCGCGGACCAGCGATTCGCCGTGCTCGAACACACCATGCACGACATCCTCGTTCCGGGTCTGCGCGCCCTGGAGCCCCTCGTCTGGACCAGCGGGATGCGCGTCGCACGACCCCGCTCGCACGCCAGGCCCATCGTGGTGGCGTCCGTCCCGCGGCTGCGCGTGCCGTTCCCGCCGGCGCCGCTGACGGCGGCACCCGGCGCCGTCGTGTACGCGGGACCCATGACGCCGGCGAGCGCCGCCCGCCGCGATGCCGCCACCGTGGTGCTCAGCCTCAGCACCTTTCGGTTCCCCGGCCTGGTCGCGCTGTGGCAGCGCGTGCTCGACGCCGTCCGCGCGATCGACGCGCCCGTCGTAGCGACCCTCGGGCCCGCGCTCGCTCCCGGCGAGGTGCGTGTGCCGCCGAACGTACGGGTCCACGAATGGATGCCCCACGAGGAGCTGTTCCCGGATGCCGCGCTCGTGGTGAGCCACGGCGGACACGGCACGTCCCTCGCCGCGCTCGCCCACGGCGTGCCGGTGCTCGTCCTCCCCCTGGACTCGACGTCGGACCAGCCCCGCATCGGGCGGGCGGTCACGCTGGCCGGAGTCGGCGAGACGCTGCCTCGCCGGTCGGGCCCCGCGGCCATCCGCGCGACCGTCGAACGCATGCTGCGGGACGAATCCCTCCAGCGGCGTTCTCAGCGCCTGGGGGAGGCCGTCAGAGCTCTCGACGGACCGACCAGGGCAGCGCGGGTGCTGGAGCTGTCCGCCTCCTCGCCGTGAGCGGTCAGCGGCGGTCGCGTGCCCTCACGCGCAGACCGGATGCGATGAGGCGGCGTACCAGCTCGTGCCCGCTGACGTGCTCCGCGCCGGCGGCGACCAGCCGGGCGTGCGCCTCCTGCGGGACGTCGTAGTGGTCCAGATCGAAGCCGCGGCGCGGGATTCCGTTCGCTGCGGCGAAGGCGTGAAGCTCGGCGAGGTCGGTATCCGTCACCAGGTGCGCCCACAGGCGGCCGTGAGCGGGCCAGCGCGGGTCGTCGATGAGGATCGCCACGTCCGAATCCTACGCACGGATGCCTCGACACGGTCGCACGCGCTTTCGCGAGGTGATGCGGCATCTGGTAAAGTAGACCCTTGGTGCGTCGAGATATCCGCACCGAGTCTTGGATGACGTCCTGAGCGCGTACGCGTGCTCCCAGAAGAAACAGGTGTGAAGTGGTTTACGCAGTTGTGCGCGCCGGTGGCCGGCAGGAGAAGGTCGAGGTCGGCACGATCGTCGTTCTCGACCGCCAGGCCGCGAAGGTCGGCGACAAGATCGAGCTCCCCGCGGTGCTCTTCGTCGACGGTGACACCGTGACGACCGACGCCGACAAGCTCGCGAAGGTCACCGTGACCGCCGAGGTGCTCGGTGAGGAGCGCGGCCCGAAGATCGTGATCCAGAAGTTCAAGAACAAGACCGGCTACAAGAAGCGCCAGGGTCACCGCCAGGACCTGACGCGCGTCAAGGTCACCGGCATCAAGTAAGCCACAGGAGACGCAGAGATGGCACACAAAAAGGGCGCAAGCTCCACCCGCAACGGTCGTGACTCCAACGCGCAGCGCCTCGGCGTGAAGCGCTTCGGCGGGCAGGCCGTCAACGCCGGCGAGATCCTCGTCCGCCAGCGCGGCACGCACTTCCACCCGGGCGCCAACGTCGGCCGCGGTGGCGACGACACGCTGTTCGCGCTGGCCGCGGGCGCTGTCGAGTTCGGCCACAAGGGCGGTCGCAAGGTCGTCAACGTCGTGGCGGTCGCAGAGTAGTCTTCGAAAGGCTCACGCACCGCGAGAGTGGCGCAGACTTCGTGAAGGGGCGGGCTTCGGCTCGCCCCTTCCGTTTCATCCGCTCCCGGCTCACCCGGGGGCCCCGACCCGAGGGGGACCGCATGGTCACGTTCGTCGACCGGGTGACGCTCCACCTGCGCGCC from the Microbacterium atlanticum genome contains:
- a CDS encoding bifunctional folylpolyglutamate synthase/dihydrofolate synthase, with the translated sequence MTDRDRRRADAVYEALLQRQGERWVQPRVERTRRVLELLDDPQKTYRVIHVTGTNGKTSTSRMIESLVRAHGLRTGLFTSPHLERFTERIMIDGEPIDDAAVADAWDEVSPFVDIVDAELASEDDAPLTFFELLTVLAFVAFADAPIDVLVLEVGMGGSWDSTNTADGDVAVFAPIDLDHADRLGETISQIARVKAGIIKDGAAVVSARQDPAAEGVLRETARRHGASIAFEGAEFALASQRLAVGGQQITVRGLAGTYEDEYLPLYGAHQGFNAALAIAAVESLVGGGTQRITGDILAEGLGAVTSPGRLQLVGTAPTVLVDAAHNPHGVRALVAALRESFDFDEWGVVLGVLSDKDAAGIVAEIAPIAAHVFATAPESERAEDADAIADLAEAQDLRVSVHADLPAAADAARAWAAASDRRAVVVAGSVVLAGEALALATAEDWKSGWSE
- a CDS encoding DUF4233 domain-containing protein, with amino-acid sequence MSAQRPARRRRPRGAAESLGAIVLGFESLIAFLAGLVIYGLAALPAPIEPWWGIVAGIVMAVLMIATTQVLRFRWGIALGWALQVIVALGAFLVPALAVVAVVFGGMYGYATIKGAALDRRNAQPAGSPEEA
- the ndk gene encoding nucleoside-diphosphate kinase, which codes for MPTEETLVLVKPDGVARGLTGAILARIEAKGYALVDIRLVEPDRERLERHYAEHEGKPFYEPLLEFMMSGPSVAIRLAGNRVIEGFRSLAGTTDPTTAAPGTIRGDLGRDWGLRVQQNLVHGSDSPESAARELDIWFA
- a CDS encoding vitamin K epoxide reductase family protein; this translates as MPEQPTRARPTGLAVWLVVAGAVGWWAALSLTLEKLHSLANPDAIASCDFSVLVQCTANLDSWQGSVFGFPNPILGLAGWVAPIVVGMALLAGARFARWFWWCFWAGIAFAFGFVIWLIAQSIYALGTLCPWCMVTWSVTIPTFYAVTLHLFRTGQFPASARVRHAADRLMAWVPLAAILSYALILLLAQLEMNAIVNIWQTFVG
- a CDS encoding Rne/Rng family ribonuclease; translated protein: MADGTDAEFPPETDPDAPLTASAGDAAPDQVTGEQATDATEAGQDAAEAATPDAAEEIPDAADEADPRPAGTDARGVESGSAGAEPEASPAEDAEVDGADGEPATEAPTAVSLGLLPAEFVSAVSTQLHFYAPEITVLPARPGRERDRFGDREPEADASGPGSSRRRNRRRGGEGRDEASAPSDQPPHPRQRAVELITEPQRIKGSTRLEAKKQRRRDGREAGRRRAVVTEAEFLARREAVDRVMIVRSRNGRIQIAVLEDNVLVEHYVARSQDASLIGNVYLGRVQNVLPSMEAAFVDIGRGRNAVLYSGEVDWDAVETGNQPRRIELALKTGDRVLVQVTKDPVGHKGARLTSQISLPGRYLVYVPGGAMNGISRKLPDTERARLKKILKEVLPESSGVIVRTAAEGATEEQLTRDVQRLTNQWEHISKQIESIQAPALLHSEPDLLVKIVRDVFNEDFSKMLIQGDDAHHTISKYLESVAPDLLERVERYEGEHDPFDEFRVTEQIEKALDRKVWLPSGGSLVIDRTEAMTVVDVNTGKFVGSGGNLEETVTKNNLEAAEEIVRQLRLRDIGGIIVVDFIDMVLESNRDLVLRRLVECLSRDRTKHQVAEVTSLGLVQMTRKKLGLGLLETFSEPCEVCAGRGLIVHHDPVVKHRSAAAGAPTSGRRPRGGSPAPANGGSNGTHVITEGVKSALAQIAASTIHHHDEAPAPEPAPPVDPAPAERPKKRKKRQDSGQKREAKTEKDMLLDSVLSALPEPKAPGQGRSRRRVTTAALTGTPVAHTPAED
- a CDS encoding glycosyltransferase, producing the protein MARYMFVTWDGGGNRTPTIAIGRALAARGHEVRVLGHDSQADAYRAAGLRFRPYASAPGFRLDPRPRGLLRLVTDRGLADDAVGWLAAESADVVVVDCMLVSVLDALDRADQRFAVLEHTMHDILVPGLRALEPLVWTSGMRVARPRSHARPIVVASVPRLRVPFPPAPLTAAPGAVVYAGPMTPASAARRDAATVVLSLSTFRFPGLVALWQRVLDAVRAIDAPVVATLGPALAPGEVRVPPNVRVHEWMPHEELFPDAALVVSHGGHGTSLAALAHGVPVLVLPLDSTSDQPRIGRAVTLAGVGETLPRRSGPAAIRATVERMLRDESLQRRSQRLGEAVRALDGPTRAARVLELSASSP
- a CDS encoding DUF4031 domain-containing protein, which produces MAILIDDPRWPAHGRLWAHLVTDTDLAELHAFAAANGIPRRGFDLDHYDVPQEAHARLVAAGAEHVSGHELVRRLIASGLRVRARDRR
- the rplU gene encoding 50S ribosomal protein L21, translated to MVYAVVRAGGRQEKVEVGTIVVLDRQAAKVGDKIELPAVLFVDGDTVTTDADKLAKVTVTAEVLGEERGPKIVIQKFKNKTGYKKRQGHRQDLTRVKVTGIK
- the rpmA gene encoding 50S ribosomal protein L27, encoding MAHKKGASSTRNGRDSNAQRLGVKRFGGQAVNAGEILVRQRGTHFHPGANVGRGGDDTLFALAAGAVEFGHKGGRKVVNVVAVAE